The following proteins are co-located in the Microbacterium sp. Clip185 genome:
- a CDS encoding HNH endonuclease signature motif containing protein translates to MGDDGMIGFSDADAAALAEAVDTVRKADADIAAAQARRMQALADAEHLARRLASRSRANVRVHDMAQRAVASEIGAATRLADRTLQRQMSAAAELVDDYPLTHAALAAGRIQLSHARVIVDAGANLPRDRRRAFEQGALTVCETETVGRARSRVEILAERHHPTTLTERHAAAREGRRVFTTPLPHGMSEIVSIQPAVIADAIYDRLTRQAGALIVLRRQATERANAARRAGGEPDAGDLLLASDTRTTDQIRADLLADMLLTAQPGSDPTRNDDGPGTLGAIRAHVQVVVPVDALTGSDAEVSEVVGSGPLDAGTARALAGGSCTGWDRILTESASGQVLAVDRRSVPPALRRTVHARDRHCRFPGCRVPAIRCEIDHVRDWACGGPTHLDNLQCLCQRHHSMKQFTAWRVRQLPGGVIEWTSPLGATYIDDPPPPVQFMETLDDPTENPDGDAAEPPPF, encoded by the coding sequence ATGGGAGACGACGGAATGATCGGCTTCAGCGACGCGGATGCGGCGGCGCTGGCCGAGGCCGTCGATACGGTGCGCAAGGCCGACGCCGACATCGCTGCGGCGCAGGCTCGCCGTATGCAGGCGCTGGCAGACGCCGAGCACCTGGCACGGCGTCTGGCCTCCCGCTCGCGCGCGAACGTGCGCGTGCACGACATGGCCCAGCGGGCCGTCGCGTCCGAGATCGGCGCGGCGACCCGCCTCGCCGACAGGACCCTGCAGCGGCAGATGAGCGCGGCGGCCGAGCTCGTCGACGACTATCCGCTGACGCACGCGGCCCTCGCCGCGGGCCGCATCCAACTGAGCCACGCACGCGTGATCGTCGACGCCGGAGCGAACCTCCCCCGCGATCGGCGGAGGGCGTTCGAGCAGGGCGCTCTCACCGTCTGCGAGACCGAGACCGTGGGTCGCGCGCGCTCGCGGGTAGAGATCCTCGCCGAGCGGCACCATCCGACGACCCTCACCGAGCGCCACGCCGCCGCCCGGGAGGGCCGGCGCGTCTTCACGACGCCGCTCCCCCACGGCATGAGCGAGATCGTCTCCATCCAACCGGCGGTCATTGCCGACGCGATCTACGACCGTCTCACCCGTCAGGCCGGTGCACTGATCGTTCTTCGCCGGCAGGCTACGGAGCGGGCGAACGCGGCTCGCCGTGCCGGAGGCGAACCGGATGCCGGCGACCTCCTGCTCGCGAGCGACACGCGCACGACAGATCAGATCCGCGCCGACCTCCTCGCAGACATGCTGCTCACGGCGCAGCCAGGCTCCGACCCGACACGCAATGATGACGGACCTGGCACCCTCGGCGCGATTCGCGCGCACGTGCAGGTCGTGGTCCCCGTCGACGCGCTCACCGGGAGCGACGCCGAGGTGAGCGAGGTGGTCGGGAGCGGCCCGCTCGACGCCGGAACCGCCCGCGCACTCGCCGGCGGCTCGTGCACCGGTTGGGACCGCATTCTCACCGAGTCGGCGTCCGGGCAGGTCCTCGCCGTCGACAGGCGGAGCGTGCCACCCGCGCTACGGCGCACCGTCCACGCTCGCGATCGGCACTGCCGATTCCCCGGATGCCGCGTTCCCGCCATCCGATGCGAGATCGACCACGTGCGCGACTGGGCATGCGGAGGACCGACGCACCTCGACAACCTGCAGTGTCTGTGCCAGCGACATCACTCGATGAAGCAGTTCACGGCATGGCGCGTCCGACAGTTACCCGGCGGCGTCATCGAGTGGACCTCTCCGCTGGGCGCCACTTACATCGACGACCCGCCGCCACCCGTGCAGTTCATGGAGACACTCGACGACCCGACGGAGAACCCGGACGGCGACGCGGCGGAGCCGCCACCTTTCTAG
- the tig gene encoding trigger factor, producing MVTSTVEKLTPTRVKLEISVSPEELKPSIAHAYEHIAQDVQIPGFRKGKVPAPIIDQRIGRGAVLEHAVNEGLDGFYRAAVAEQGLRVVGRPEADIVALPEVSDFSGDLKVTVEVDVRPDFELPAYEGLEITVDAVATDEAAIDAELDNLRARFGTLVTVERPAAKGDFVELDLVATIEGNEIDRAEGVSYEVGSGELLEGIDEAIESLTAGEDTTFRSKLVGGEHAGEEAEVSVSVKAVKERELPDADDDFAQMASEFDTIDELRASLSERVAQQSTFTQGAAARDKLVEVLLEKVDIPVPPKLVEDEVHAHLEGEGRLEDDVHRAEVTEASEKQFRTQVLLDKIAEEADVQVSQDELTQYLIQSAAQYGMAPQDFVNALQQGNQLPALIGEVARNKALAIALGRVSVVDTDGKPVDLTGFIAVEDEPAAEADVVEEAEEIADAAADAEDEAAAEEAKPAKKAAAKKPAAKKAPAKKADAE from the coding sequence ATGGTCACTAGCACCGTCGAGAAGCTCACCCCCACCCGGGTGAAGCTCGAGATCTCGGTCTCGCCCGAGGAGCTCAAGCCCTCGATCGCTCACGCATACGAGCACATCGCTCAGGACGTCCAGATCCCCGGCTTCCGCAAGGGCAAGGTCCCGGCTCCGATCATCGACCAGCGCATCGGACGCGGCGCCGTGCTCGAGCACGCCGTCAACGAGGGCCTCGACGGGTTCTACCGCGCGGCCGTCGCCGAGCAGGGTCTGCGCGTCGTGGGCCGCCCCGAGGCGGACATCGTCGCCCTCCCCGAGGTCAGCGACTTCTCCGGCGACCTGAAGGTCACCGTCGAGGTCGACGTGCGCCCCGACTTCGAGCTGCCCGCCTACGAGGGCCTCGAGATCACGGTTGACGCCGTGGCCACGGATGAAGCGGCCATCGACGCCGAGCTCGACAACCTCCGCGCGCGCTTCGGCACGCTCGTGACCGTTGAGCGTCCCGCCGCGAAGGGCGATTTCGTCGAGCTCGACCTGGTCGCCACGATCGAGGGCAACGAGATCGATCGCGCCGAGGGCGTCTCCTACGAGGTCGGCTCGGGCGAGCTGCTCGAGGGCATCGACGAGGCCATCGAGTCCCTCACCGCCGGTGAGGACACCACCTTCCGCTCGAAGCTGGTCGGCGGCGAGCACGCCGGCGAGGAGGCCGAGGTCTCCGTCAGTGTCAAGGCCGTCAAGGAGCGCGAGCTGCCCGACGCCGACGACGACTTCGCCCAGATGGCGAGCGAGTTCGACACGATCGACGAGCTGCGCGCGAGCCTCTCCGAGCGCGTCGCCCAGCAGTCGACCTTCACCCAGGGTGCCGCTGCGCGCGACAAGCTCGTCGAGGTGCTGCTCGAGAAGGTCGACATCCCCGTGCCGCCGAAGCTGGTCGAGGACGAGGTCCACGCCCACCTCGAGGGCGAGGGTCGTCTCGAGGACGACGTGCACCGCGCCGAGGTCACCGAGGCGAGTGAGAAGCAGTTCCGCACGCAGGTGCTGCTCGACAAGATCGCCGAAGAGGCCGACGTCCAGGTGTCGCAGGACGAGCTCACCCAGTACCTCATCCAGTCGGCCGCGCAGTACGGAATGGCGCCGCAGGACTTCGTGAACGCGCTGCAGCAGGGCAACCAGCTGCCGGCCCTGATCGGTGAGGTGGCCCGCAACAAGGCCCTCGCGATCGCGCTCGGTCGCGTGAGCGTCGTCGACACCGACGGCAAGCCCGTCGACCTCACCGGCTTCATCGCGGTCGAGGACGAGCCGGCCGCCGAAGCCGACGTCGTCGAGGAGGCCGAGGAGATCGCCGACGCCGCTGCGGACGCCGAGGACGAGGCTGCTGCCGAAGAAGCCAAGCCCGCGAAGAAGGCTGCGGCCAAGAAGCCCGCCGCGAAGAAGGCACCGGCCAAGAAGGCCGACGCCGAGTAA
- a CDS encoding DUF2510 domain-containing protein, translating to MAQATPAGWYPDPAGGGGRRYWDGTAWTSNVSTDMPMQAAGADPTQVAAVSAPASAPAHAAPASASESGTRSPRKRRRGVVIGLSVTGGVALIAVVTLVVGMFTFLRPIEGVPAALHTDVSEQYDYTDPMLDLDRDHEFVFDVDYLLEDVNAANSPKTEQSGYDEGRAAPDWAFQVYYDAALTHEAGATVVQPASSKSYPSDDRRIRVVPNDSTYARSGDGQRDISDSAISEWSLHDEYYLVQRADREGNPLAKPIVTMFTVKRELATPVASLGTPTGDGSLALNWQAVDGATEYLVVASKAQVTGPRSYTLLGSTSDTTWTSESVVTESGLQNEPWPERQNDALKAYEGSSADEDGAGYLPGPNYGTSGWDFGVIATDGKRFSPYQSFDTIGQGVGALPYQIATATLRGEIGTSVPSVAALPKTIPFTSLDGATRAAITYVDASKARPYREWYMVPMFARGTQLGTWTYVPQAAVTDLQAEADAFNAAALAAAPPTGAAGFQLVSAPVDPNIETVNTYPDVAYPVFGSTELTRFIAAHLIAGSKAVDISALTSAPGAPQGDDALDEALAQNPYALGVKGAAVYDNKTLYVTYDEDHSAIEAQQAEIKTAVDAAVAAVTTPEMSARDKAVALNDWLTAHAEYDYAALEAKNATGVEVIPDGYEDAWTAAGVLLKQTGVCASYADAYHLLMQAADVDSVVVTGTVYSAGRHAWNKVNIDGAWLAVDSTWNDSPDANRFLLIPDSGFQGNAARSEEASWMVDSFISSYATTPQ from the coding sequence ATGGCACAAGCGACACCGGCCGGTTGGTACCCCGATCCCGCAGGCGGTGGCGGGCGGCGCTATTGGGATGGCACCGCGTGGACGTCGAACGTCAGCACCGACATGCCGATGCAGGCCGCGGGCGCCGATCCCACGCAGGTCGCTGCCGTATCCGCTCCCGCATCTGCTCCAGCGCACGCCGCTCCCGCATCCGCGTCGGAGTCCGGCACGCGTTCGCCGCGGAAACGCCGCAGGGGTGTCGTCATCGGGCTCAGTGTGACCGGCGGTGTTGCACTCATCGCGGTCGTCACGCTCGTCGTCGGGATGTTCACCTTCCTCCGTCCGATCGAGGGCGTGCCCGCCGCGCTGCACACCGATGTGTCCGAGCAGTACGACTACACCGACCCCATGCTCGATCTCGACCGTGATCACGAGTTCGTCTTCGACGTCGACTACCTGCTGGAGGACGTCAACGCGGCGAACAGCCCGAAGACCGAACAATCGGGGTACGACGAGGGGCGGGCCGCTCCGGACTGGGCCTTCCAGGTCTATTACGACGCCGCGTTGACGCACGAGGCCGGCGCCACGGTGGTGCAGCCGGCCAGCTCGAAGTCGTACCCGTCGGACGATCGCCGCATCCGCGTCGTGCCCAATGATTCGACCTACGCGCGCTCAGGGGATGGCCAGCGGGACATCTCCGACTCGGCGATCTCGGAGTGGTCTCTGCACGACGAGTACTACCTCGTTCAGCGCGCCGACAGGGAGGGCAACCCGCTCGCGAAGCCGATCGTGACGATGTTCACGGTCAAGCGCGAATTGGCGACCCCCGTCGCAAGCCTCGGCACACCGACGGGCGACGGCAGTCTCGCCCTCAATTGGCAGGCCGTTGACGGCGCGACCGAGTACCTGGTCGTCGCCTCCAAGGCTCAGGTGACCGGACCACGTAGCTACACGCTGCTCGGGTCGACATCCGACACGACGTGGACCAGCGAGTCGGTTGTGACGGAGAGCGGCCTCCAGAACGAGCCATGGCCAGAGCGTCAGAATGACGCACTGAAGGCGTACGAGGGATCGAGCGCTGACGAAGACGGCGCCGGATACCTGCCCGGACCGAACTACGGCACGTCTGGCTGGGACTTCGGCGTCATCGCCACGGACGGCAAGCGCTTCTCGCCGTACCAGAGCTTCGACACGATCGGTCAGGGCGTCGGCGCGCTGCCCTACCAGATCGCGACCGCCACGCTGCGGGGCGAGATCGGTACGTCGGTCCCGAGCGTCGCAGCTCTTCCGAAGACCATCCCGTTCACGTCGCTGGACGGCGCCACGCGCGCCGCTATCACGTACGTGGACGCGTCTAAGGCCCGCCCCTACCGCGAGTGGTACATGGTGCCGATGTTCGCGCGGGGGACGCAGCTGGGCACGTGGACGTATGTGCCGCAGGCGGCGGTGACGGACCTGCAGGCGGAGGCGGATGCCTTCAACGCTGCGGCGCTGGCGGCTGCGCCCCCGACGGGAGCGGCGGGCTTCCAGCTGGTCTCGGCGCCGGTCGATCCCAACATCGAGACGGTGAACACGTACCCCGACGTGGCATATCCGGTGTTCGGCAGCACGGAACTGACGCGGTTCATCGCGGCGCACCTGATCGCGGGGTCGAAGGCGGTCGACATCTCCGCGTTGACCTCCGCGCCCGGGGCCCCGCAGGGTGACGACGCGCTGGATGAGGCTCTCGCTCAGAACCCCTACGCGCTCGGCGTGAAGGGGGCGGCCGTCTACGACAACAAGACGTTGTACGTCACCTACGACGAGGACCACTCCGCAATCGAGGCGCAGCAGGCCGAGATCAAGACGGCGGTGGACGCGGCCGTCGCCGCGGTCACGACGCCGGAGATGTCCGCGCGGGACAAAGCAGTAGCGCTCAACGACTGGCTGACGGCTCACGCCGAGTACGACTATGCGGCGCTCGAGGCGAAGAACGCGACGGGGGTCGAGGTCATCCCCGACGGGTATGAGGATGCGTGGACGGCGGCGGGTGTGCTGCTCAAGCAGACGGGTGTGTGCGCGAGCTACGCTGACGCGTATCACCTGCTCATGCAGGCGGCGGATGTGGACTCCGTCGTCGTCACCGGCACCGTGTACTCCGCCGGTCGGCACGCCTGGAACAAGGTGAACATCGATGGGGCGTGGCTGGCCGTCGACTCCACGTGGAACGACTCGCCGGACGCCAACCGTTTCCTCCTCATCCCCGACTCGGGCTTCCAAGGCAACGCGGCACGCTCCGAGGAGGCGAGCTGGATGGTGGATTCGTTCATCAGCTCGTACGCGACCACGCCGCAGTGA
- a CDS encoding gamma carbonic anhydrase family protein gives MTVSEAASVIALADTAPEVPPSAFVAAGARLIGGVRLGENASVWYNAVLRADGDTITVGARSNVQDSVSVHVDGGHPVTIGEDVSIGHNAVVHGCTIGDGSLIGMGAVVLNGARIGAGCLIAGGAVVLEGAEIPDGSLVAGVPGKVRRALTDEERAGLVRNAAAYLAHSERHAAAG, from the coding sequence ATGACCGTCTCGGAAGCCGCATCCGTGATCGCCCTCGCCGACACCGCGCCGGAGGTGCCGCCATCCGCTTTCGTGGCCGCCGGGGCGCGCCTGATCGGCGGGGTGCGGCTGGGGGAGAACGCGAGCGTTTGGTACAACGCCGTGCTGCGTGCCGACGGCGACACGATCACGGTGGGTGCGCGCAGCAACGTGCAGGACTCGGTGAGCGTGCACGTGGACGGTGGGCATCCCGTGACCATCGGCGAGGATGTCTCGATCGGGCACAACGCCGTGGTGCACGGCTGCACGATCGGCGACGGAAGTCTGATCGGCATGGGCGCCGTCGTGCTCAACGGGGCGCGGATCGGCGCCGGCTGCCTCATCGCCGGGGGAGCGGTAGTGCTGGAGGGGGCGGAGATCCCCGACGGCTCCCTGGTCGCCGGCGTGCCCGGCAAGGTGCGGCGCGCGCTGACGGATGAGGAGCGCGCGGGGCTGGTGCGCAACGCCGCGGCCTACCTGGCTCACAGCGAGCGTCATGCCGCGGCGGGCTGA